In Setaria viridis chromosome 5, Setaria_viridis_v4.0, whole genome shotgun sequence, the genomic stretch GCAGGAACTTATTGCTGAATCGTATgtgcagttttttctttttctttttctttttgacctGGCTGTGTacaatttgatcaaaattttgATCCGTTTTAAATTTGATACTGACAGTTGACATTATTGAGCCTTTCCGTTCCATCATGTTATCTTTGGTATTAGCAATTCAGTAATATATACTATTATTAGGTGCCCTTCATTATTGGGGTTTGAGAGATAGTGAGAGCTGAGCCAACTCCCATTTATTTGACAGGTACACCAATAATATGGTGCCTGCACTGAACGGTTCCAGTATATTGGTTGGGTTAGTGTTGCATATATCGGTCCCTCAAATCTAGCTCAATCGGAGTTCCTTGGCTGCCCTTGTTTGTGAAATATAAATTAAATTGTCTGTACTTTAATCAAATGAtctgtatattttttttagatctGCCCAcatgatgagttgatgaaggaCAATTATTATCTGCACAATATCAGCCTGGTGTTATGTTTGTTGATCATTTTGGTGTGGTTGGCTTATTTTATTGGTCACTCATGTACAGTGACCCTTAGAAGTATATATTCTGTTTGCAACCCTTGACTTCTCTATCAACCAGCTATTGAAGAAGCAATGGACAGCTTGAAGATTGATGCTAGCACGAAGGCAAGCAATGTCAACTTGGTGAGATTCTCATTCCTATACACAATATACTAACTTGCTTACCTTAGCGTATAAGGAACGCCTTTATTTCCTTCTTTGCCCTGTGGTTGGTTAGTTGTGCTATATCTACCTTCTCCTTGATGCCTTTCATCTTCGACCCTTGTAGCCTGCTAAGAAAGACGCAAGTTCTTCTGATGCAGTATCTTGCATTTCCTCGGGCGACGCAGCTAGTACTGTGAAGGAAAGTGAAATGAACCAAGAAGCTTCTATTGGGGACCAAGGGATGTATTACTACGGATATTACTATCCTGGTGCGTAAACCAGAATCATACTATCATGGTCTGAAGATAAAAACACTGTTCATTCATTTGACGATTCGATTGTTTAGTGCAGGCTCATATGGAGGATGGGATGAGAATGGCTACTTTGTTGGATATAATGGCCTAGAGATGCACCCAGCAGTAAGTTATAATAATAGTGTACTTCATAAAGTGTTAGATATGCCTTTCCTGTAGTTGTCACTAGTGGTCCTATCTAAATCAAAACAGTGGTGCACTTTGTGAGTCCCTATGGTGGTGTGGTGGTACCAACAAGCTTTGTACCTGTTGGCTGTCATCTTTTCTTTGCCATGTTTGGGAAAGTGGCCAACTATTTTTTAATGCCCTTTATTATTCTATTGTTATCCTTGTTCCAAAAATCTCTCTGCAAGGTATGTTAAATGATTCTTGTTAATCTTTGTTCCAGACTTCCCATTACCATTTTACTTTATGCGTTCATGACCTCATGACTCGTGTTGCAGCGCCTGAGATTAATAGAGTTGAATGATTGCCAGTGAATGGGTATACCTGTTTTTAGTGAGAATTAGTCTTTTTAGTTGCATGCATGCTGTACAAGAAATTATGGTCAAGGTCCTTGTATATACTTCAAATCCTGATCTTAAACAATGAAGCGTAAATCATGAAAGTATTGTTTGGAGTACACAATTTCAGAAGCATTGATTGAATTTTTGCCGTTTGTTAGTTCCTTATCATATATTTTAGTGGTGCCATCATTTCTAGGATGAACTATTTCTTGAAGGTTTTTTGAAGCAGTTAAAGATGACAAGTTGCAAGAGAACTGCTTTTATATCTGCTTTATGTTCCATTTCAGGTGGTTCAAGGTGATAATGGCTCATATTTGTGTTATCTCCCGGGGTATGAAAGTGGATATGCTTCGTATAGTCCGGTTGTTCCTGGAGGCATTACTAGTGCAGATGGTCAATATGTCAGCAAAGAGCCATATTACTCCACTGCAATTCCAATGCAAGATCCTAGCACACCTGGCATTTTTGCTCAACCAATTGCTTATGGACCTGAACTAGTCCCTGCGTACTCATGGGACCCTTCTTTTGTTCTTCTGGATGGGGTTCAGGGACATCCAGTTGGTGTGCATCAAACAAATTATGCTGCAAGACCAAAATATTCTTCTAATAAGCATGGTGTTCCTTCCTCCAAAGCTGCCCGCAGTGCAAAATCTGCTCCAGAAACTATCAAaggatcatcatcagctctagAAACTTTACCAAATGCTGCTAATAGCATCCCATTATCAAAGGGTGCAAATAAGGTATTTGAAAATTCCTGTAAAACATAGATCCTTGCTCTTGGCCCATAAATGTAGGAAACTTAATTTGACATACTTGTTCTCATGCTAGGCATCTGGTGCTTCCACAACAAAAGGATATCTTCCATCTAGCAAGTTTGTGACGCATAGTAATAACCAAGGAAAAAGCAGTGTTTATCAAAACAAAGGCATTAATGTGAAAGAAAATGGTAGAAGCTGGATCAACAATGAGAAGCTTAAGACGAGAAGTAAGCTAAATGGACATGGTGATTCTGACATATCTAATGAGAATAGCCACACTGATAACTCAAAACACAGTTTAAGCCCTCGAGGTGATGTTGTTGGATTGTCAAGTGCTGGAGATGCTAACGAGACCATACTTTCACCTGTCACGATAAGCAAAAATGCATATAATCTTCCAGATTTTGTTACGAAGTATGAGCAAGCTCTATTCTTTGTAATTAAATCTTACAGTGAAGATGATATTCACAAGAGTATCAAGTACAGTGTCTGGGCAAGTACTCCTAATGGAAATAAAAGGCTTGACAATGCCTATAGACTTGCACAGGAAAGGATGGAAGAAAAAGGAACCAAATGtcctgttttccttttcttctctgtAAGTTACCTACTACTAATTGTTCCTAGAGAATTATTTTCTCATGAACATCACCATGAATCTCAGAGTAGTGTGTGTCCCTGTGGTATCCAGACATTTGTTCTTATTCAGTGTAGCTGGCTGTTGTTCTGGCGCTCAATTTCACATAGAAAGTGCATGACAGGAAGGAATTTTATTTCCTAATTTCTCTATTTTATTCTAAAATAACAGAACATATAATAAATATTGCACAAGTAGATGACATTTGGTTTCTTTGTTCCATATTGCTTTAGACTTTTGTTGCAGTAATCACTACAGGCATCTAAAC encodes the following:
- the LOC117856931 gene encoding uncharacterized protein; protein product: MEPKGELGQKPIEEAMDSLKIDASTKASNVNLPAKKDASSSDAVSCISSGDAASTVKESEMNQEASIGDQGMYYYGYYYPGSYGGWDENGYFVGYNGLEMHPAVVQGDNGSYLCYLPGYESGYASYSPVVPGGITSADGQYVSKEPYYSTAIPMQDPSTPGIFAQPIAYGPELVPAYSWDPSFVLLDGVQGHPVGVHQTNYAARPKYSSNKHGVPSSKAARSAKSAPETIKGSSSALETLPNAANSIPLSKGANKASGASTTKGYLPSSKFVTHSNNQGKSSVYQNKGINVKENGRSWINNEKLKTRSKLNGHGDSDISNENSHTDNSKHSLSPRGDVVGLSSAGDANETILSPVTISKNAYNLPDFVTKYEQALFFVIKSYSEDDIHKSIKYSVWASTPNGNKRLDNAYRLAQERMEEKGTKCPVFLFFSVNASGQFCGVAEMVGPVDFNRNMNFWQQDKWNGFFSVKWHIIKDVPNPQFRHIILENNENKPVTNSRDTQEVKFPQGTEMLNIFKNFSCKTSILDDFDFYENRQKVMQDRRGKPLTTSFDHPLPKAEKPAEIKKQTQLISGAQLDTTKKSEEQSNNVAEVLDVAQSNKELPSKVATEGR